One region of Jatrophihabitans cynanchi genomic DNA includes:
- a CDS encoding Ig-like domain-containing protein — protein sequence MTPTRRATILLVAAAATTVAVAPAHAAPTRRNWSPPPPRPTRLTPAYPTRLTPADPTRLTPADPTRLTPADLPADPPASPTSADAARDRSSDGGTQPAAVTPSTAGSVVFIRADNVWIARPDGSAARRLTSNGTAATPYRYPSEDDAGTVVALRGNAITRLDQAGHVLASFAVPTPGLGVDFASVSPDGSTVAYSWLGAYTDCSFTPCHTFFEHSLAYTSAARSHPISGGPGDVQWASWVTNRRVVVGGPNEDIRYTDLGATNSSEWYTDCNYSGSTCASDPSAEFWNLFPAVSRQGDRYASVIVNLDNNGGGPRQTFLNVLNTANFGTADPPAAPTARCVVNGIATPGDWPASTDATVQTPSWSPDGRSLVTAFENAAHQWQVWRVDVGTDVTDCDSYAGGPILTDATQPRWGKAALRMPTTTTLSVSSAAPVYQHTLTLSARVNTTAATGSVRFREGSKVLATVAVQAGRATFRTTRLGAGPHSLNAVYLGSGALYGSTSRATVVTVQPTTPPRGWKFHRVTSTRLIATRLAARRAVDVRAARRSPVPSTAKGVLLRLVLSHGTATTRVYVCPRPRTGSGITPRSCWPHAIRARHTGSWYGISRIGRRYDVRLWNRTGRISARLYVYGYYT from the coding sequence ATGACGCCCACCCGACGAGCCACGATCCTCCTGGTCGCCGCGGCGGCGACGACCGTCGCGGTAGCCCCGGCGCACGCGGCGCCCACCCGGCGGAATTGGTCCCCGCCACCGCCACGTCCGACCCGGCTGACGCCGGCTTACCCGACCCGGCTGACGCCGGCTGACCCGACCCGGCTGACGCCGGCCGACCCGACCCGGCTGACGCCGGCTGACCTGCCGGCCGACCCGCCCGCCAGCCCGACGTCAGCCGATGCGGCGCGCGACCGATCATCCGACGGTGGCACGCAACCGGCAGCGGTCACACCCAGTACCGCCGGCAGCGTCGTGTTCATCCGGGCCGACAACGTCTGGATCGCCCGCCCGGACGGATCGGCAGCGCGCCGGCTGACGAGCAACGGCACCGCTGCGACGCCGTACCGCTACCCGTCCGAGGACGACGCCGGCACGGTGGTCGCGCTGCGCGGAAACGCGATCACCCGGCTCGATCAGGCCGGTCACGTGCTGGCGAGCTTCGCGGTTCCGACCCCTGGCCTCGGCGTCGACTTCGCCTCGGTCTCCCCGGACGGCAGCACGGTCGCCTATTCGTGGCTCGGCGCGTACACCGACTGCAGCTTCACCCCGTGCCACACCTTCTTCGAGCACAGCCTCGCCTACACGTCGGCGGCGCGCAGCCACCCGATCAGCGGCGGGCCCGGCGACGTCCAATGGGCGAGTTGGGTGACGAACCGCCGTGTGGTCGTCGGTGGCCCGAACGAGGACATCCGCTACACCGATCTCGGCGCGACGAACAGCAGCGAGTGGTACACCGACTGCAACTACTCCGGCTCGACCTGCGCGAGCGACCCGTCCGCCGAGTTCTGGAACCTGTTCCCCGCCGTCAGCAGGCAGGGCGACCGGTATGCGAGCGTGATCGTCAACCTGGACAACAACGGCGGCGGCCCGCGGCAGACCTTCCTCAACGTGCTGAACACGGCGAACTTCGGCACCGCCGACCCGCCGGCCGCACCGACCGCGCGCTGCGTCGTCAACGGGATCGCGACACCGGGTGACTGGCCGGCGTCCACCGACGCGACCGTCCAGACGCCGTCCTGGTCGCCGGACGGACGCTCGCTGGTGACCGCCTTCGAGAACGCTGCGCACCAGTGGCAGGTCTGGCGCGTCGACGTCGGGACGGACGTCACCGACTGCGACTCCTACGCCGGCGGGCCGATCCTCACCGACGCCACGCAGCCGCGCTGGGGCAAGGCGGCACTGCGGATGCCGACGACCACGACGCTGTCGGTGTCCAGCGCCGCACCCGTGTACCAGCACACCCTCACCCTGTCGGCGCGGGTGAACACCACGGCCGCAACGGGATCGGTGCGCTTCCGCGAGGGCAGCAAGGTGCTCGCCACCGTCGCTGTACAAGCCGGTCGGGCAACCTTCCGGACCACCCGCCTCGGCGCCGGGCCGCACAGCCTGAACGCGGTCTACCTCGGCAGCGGCGCCCTGTACGGCTCGACCTCGCGCGCGACGGTCGTGACCGTCCAACCGACCACCCCGCCACGGGGCTGGAAGTTCCACCGGGTCACGTCGACCCGGCTGATCGCGACGAGGCTGGCCGCACGCAGGGCAGTGGACGTCCGGGCCGCGAGACGCAGTCCGGTGCCGTCCACCGCGAAGGGAGTCCTGCTGCGGCTGGTCTTGTCGCACGGCACCGCCACGACGCGCGTCTACGTGTGCCCGCGCCCGCGAACCGGCTCCGGCATCACGCCGCGATCCTGCTGGCCACACGCGATCCGGGCTCGGCACACCGGCAGCTGGTACGGAATCAGCCGCATCGGCCGGCGCTACGACGTGCGGCTCTGGAACCGCACCGGACGGATCAGCGCCCGCCTCTACGTCTACGGCTACTACACGTAG
- a CDS encoding response regulator transcription factor, with translation MRVAIAEDSAILRDGLAQLLIDRGHEVIAAVPDGDALRAFVARDQPDVCVIDIRMPPSFTDEGLRAAIALRRTYPELGVLVFSQYVETRYAAELLAGSARGVGYLLKDRVADVREFVDALTRVAQGGTALDPEVVAQLLGAGRRTDTLAALTPREREALEAMAEGLSNAGIAARLVVTERAVEKHVANIFTKLGLPPSDTDNRRVLAVLRYLDGS, from the coding sequence ATGCGCGTCGCGATCGCCGAGGACAGCGCGATCCTGCGCGATGGCCTGGCCCAGTTGCTGATCGACCGCGGGCACGAGGTGATCGCGGCGGTGCCGGACGGCGACGCGCTGCGGGCGTTCGTCGCCCGGGACCAGCCGGACGTCTGCGTGATCGACATCAGGATGCCGCCGTCGTTCACCGACGAGGGGTTGCGCGCCGCGATCGCACTGCGCCGTACCTATCCGGAGCTCGGCGTGCTGGTGTTCTCCCAGTACGTCGAGACGAGGTACGCGGCCGAACTGCTGGCCGGTTCGGCCCGCGGGGTCGGGTACCTGCTCAAGGACCGGGTAGCGGACGTCCGGGAGTTCGTGGACGCGCTGACCCGGGTGGCGCAGGGCGGCACCGCGCTGGACCCCGAGGTGGTCGCGCAACTGCTCGGCGCCGGCCGGCGCACCGACACGCTCGCCGCGCTGACCCCCCGCGAGCGCGAGGCGCTCGAGGCGATGGCCGAGGGGCTGTCCAACGCGGGCATCGCCGCCAGGCTGGTGGTCACCGAGCGCGCGGTCGAGAAGCACGTGGCGAACATCTTCACCAAGCTGGGGCTGCCCCCGTCGGACACCGACAACCGGCGGGTGCTGGCCGTGTTGCGCTACCTCGACGGATCCTGA
- a CDS encoding sensor histidine kinase, whose product MIHTHDVWQADPAMSDRPRVPAFFTALFTRRTWAELLYALVGLPQGVFGFVFVVVTVSVSGGLMVTFIGLPLLAASGLVSRWLGWQWREGVNAFLGWQIAAPPRFRAGPGLFGWIGSCLKDGTAWRARLYLLLKLPLGIASFVVAVTCYAYGLGALSYGIWYRWLPCNTDDQGGCHHAAQLWNNYFIDTPGRITLFALVGLVLLLLAPWAVRGAVSVDRVAMRALLGPTWTSARVAELEQTRAAAVDDSAATLRRIERDLHDGTQARLVALAMNVGLAKEKLAEGGDPAEAQRLLESAHTTAKDAIVELRDLARGIHPPVLDAGLDTALATLAAHSAVPVTLRTAITERPAAAIETIAYFCAAELLTNVAKHSRATRAVLDVRTVTGTLRIQVSDNGRGGARVGAGSGLTGLGERVRTVDGRLGVDSPDGGPTVVTVELPMQTASR is encoded by the coding sequence ATGATCCACACGCACGACGTCTGGCAGGCTGACCCTGCGATGAGCGATCGTCCCCGCGTGCCCGCGTTCTTCACCGCCCTGTTCACCCGGCGCACCTGGGCGGAGTTGTTGTACGCGCTCGTCGGTCTGCCGCAGGGCGTCTTCGGCTTCGTGTTCGTGGTCGTCACCGTGTCGGTGTCCGGCGGCCTGATGGTGACGTTCATCGGGCTGCCGCTGCTGGCCGCGAGCGGTCTGGTCAGCAGGTGGCTCGGGTGGCAGTGGCGCGAGGGCGTGAACGCCTTCCTCGGCTGGCAGATCGCGGCACCACCGCGGTTCCGGGCCGGCCCCGGCCTGTTCGGCTGGATCGGGTCGTGCCTGAAGGACGGCACCGCGTGGCGGGCGCGCCTGTACCTGCTGCTCAAGCTGCCGCTCGGTATCGCCTCGTTCGTGGTGGCGGTGACCTGCTACGCCTACGGGCTGGGGGCACTGTCGTACGGGATCTGGTACCGCTGGCTGCCGTGCAACACCGATGATCAGGGCGGTTGCCATCACGCCGCGCAGCTCTGGAACAACTACTTCATCGACACCCCGGGCCGAATCACCCTGTTCGCGCTGGTCGGGCTGGTGCTGCTCCTGCTCGCGCCGTGGGCCGTGCGTGGCGCGGTGAGCGTGGACCGCGTGGCGATGCGGGCGCTGCTCGGGCCGACCTGGACGAGCGCGCGGGTGGCGGAGTTGGAGCAGACCCGCGCCGCCGCGGTGGACGACTCGGCCGCGACGCTACGGCGCATCGAGCGCGACCTGCACGACGGGACGCAGGCGCGGTTGGTGGCGTTGGCGATGAACGTGGGGCTGGCCAAGGAGAAGCTGGCCGAGGGCGGCGATCCGGCCGAGGCGCAGCGGCTGCTGGAGTCGGCACACACCACCGCCAAGGACGCGATCGTCGAACTGCGAGATCTTGCAAGGGGCATCCACCCGCCCGTCCTCGATGCCGGCCTGGACACCGCGCTCGCCACCCTGGCCGCGCACAGCGCCGTCCCGGTGACCTTGCGGACGGCGATCACCGAACGGCCCGCCGCCGCCATCGAGACGATCGCGTACTTCTGCGCCGCCGAACTGCTGACCAATGTGGCCAAGCACAGCCGTGCGACCCGGGCCGTGCTCGACGTCCGGACCGTCACGGGGACGCTGCGCATCCAGGTCAGTGACAACGGCCGGGGCGGTGCCCGCGTCGGCGCGGGCAGTGGGCTGACCGGGCTGGGTGAACGGGTGCGCACCGTGGACGGGCGGCTGGGCGTCGACAGTCCGGACGGTGGCCCTACCGTCGTCACCGTGGAGTTGCCGATGCAGACGGCGAGCCGATGA
- a CDS encoding SDR family oxidoreductase, with amino-acid sequence MAYFVTGATGFIGRFLLAELLRRGDSDLTIYALCRAGSLHKLEELAERLGEGGAAGSRIVPVIGDLDSELLGVSQQDIDALTDRVEHFFHLAAIYDLTADADSQRVANVEGTRHAVHLAAAIHAGHFHQVSSIAAAGLYRGTFTEDMFDEAQDVEHNAYYATKHASEAVVRTECTVPWRVYRPGAVVGHSQTGEIDKIDGPYYFFRAIQRLRGAAPAWVRGVGIEGGEINLVPVDYVAKAMDFIAHQPGLDGQTFHLTDPEPLTVGGLIKVLTKAAHAPTPVLNLDARALDGLPARLASTLTNLPGARQLTDLALAELGIPREMFAYLTYPTHFDSTKTQQVLAGSGITVPPLASYAQTLWEYWERTYSPDRRKDRALARAISGKTVMITGASSGIGRATALRVGAAGGRVILVARGLEKLEQTRAEIEDVGGIAYVYRADLADMSDIERMAKQVLAEHGRVDVLVNNAGRSIRRSISLSYDRFHDFERTMQLNYFGAVRLILTLLPVMRRPSPDGRRGGHIINISSIGVQTNTPRFSAYVASKAALDAFSRCIASEVIDDGVHLTTIHMPLVRTPMIAPTKMYDRFPAMTPTEAAEMICKAMIRKPKKVGTALGNAGELLYQVAPRGVDVILNAGYKIFPDSHAAKGTADRPATPAEDQPTSESVAFAHILRGVHW; translated from the coding sequence ATGGCGTACTTCGTGACCGGCGCGACCGGCTTCATCGGCCGGTTCCTGCTGGCCGAACTGCTCCGGCGCGGCGATTCCGACCTCACGATCTACGCGCTGTGCCGCGCCGGATCGCTGCACAAGCTGGAAGAACTCGCCGAGCGCCTCGGGGAAGGCGGTGCCGCCGGCAGCCGGATCGTCCCGGTGATCGGCGACCTGGACTCCGAACTGCTCGGTGTGAGCCAGCAGGACATCGACGCCCTGACCGACCGCGTCGAGCATTTCTTCCACCTGGCCGCGATCTACGACCTCACCGCTGATGCCGACAGCCAGCGGGTGGCGAACGTCGAGGGGACGAGGCACGCCGTGCACCTGGCCGCCGCGATCCACGCCGGGCACTTCCACCAGGTGAGCTCGATCGCGGCCGCCGGGCTGTACCGCGGCACGTTCACCGAGGACATGTTCGACGAGGCGCAGGACGTCGAGCACAACGCGTACTACGCGACCAAGCACGCGTCGGAGGCGGTCGTGCGCACCGAGTGCACCGTGCCCTGGCGCGTCTATCGCCCGGGCGCCGTCGTCGGCCACAGCCAGACCGGCGAGATAGACAAGATCGACGGCCCGTACTACTTCTTCCGCGCCATCCAGCGGTTGCGCGGTGCCGCTCCCGCCTGGGTGCGCGGCGTGGGCATCGAAGGTGGCGAGATCAACCTGGTGCCGGTCGACTACGTCGCCAAGGCGATGGACTTCATCGCGCACCAACCCGGCCTGGACGGGCAGACCTTCCACCTCACCGACCCCGAGCCGCTCACCGTCGGCGGGCTGATCAAGGTGCTGACCAAGGCCGCGCACGCGCCGACGCCGGTACTGAACCTCGACGCGCGAGCACTGGACGGGCTGCCCGCCCGGCTCGCGTCCACGCTGACCAACCTGCCCGGCGCCCGGCAGCTCACCGACCTCGCGCTCGCCGAACTCGGCATCCCGCGCGAAATGTTCGCCTACCTCACCTACCCGACGCACTTCGACTCGACGAAGACGCAGCAGGTGCTGGCCGGCTCGGGCATCACCGTTCCGCCACTTGCCAGCTACGCACAGACGCTCTGGGAGTACTGGGAGCGCACCTACAGCCCGGACCGCCGCAAGGACCGGGCGCTGGCGCGCGCCATCTCGGGCAAGACGGTGATGATCACCGGGGCGTCCTCGGGCATCGGCCGTGCCACCGCGCTTCGGGTCGGCGCCGCCGGTGGGCGGGTGATCCTCGTGGCGCGCGGCCTGGAGAAGCTGGAGCAGACCCGCGCCGAGATCGAGGATGTCGGCGGCATCGCGTACGTCTACCGCGCCGACCTCGCCGACATGAGCGACATCGAGCGGATGGCCAAGCAGGTGCTGGCCGAACACGGTCGCGTCGACGTGCTGGTCAACAACGCCGGCCGCTCCATCCGGCGCTCCATCTCGCTGTCGTACGACCGGTTCCACGACTTCGAGCGGACGATGCAGCTGAACTACTTCGGCGCCGTCCGGCTGATCCTGACACTGCTCCCGGTGATGCGCCGGCCGAGCCCGGACGGCCGCAGGGGCGGGCACATCATCAACATCAGCTCGATCGGCGTGCAGACCAACACGCCGCGGTTCTCGGCGTACGTGGCGTCCAAGGCGGCGCTCGATGCGTTCAGTCGCTGCATCGCCTCCGAGGTGATCGACGACGGCGTGCACCTGACGACGATCCACATGCCGCTGGTGCGCACCCCGATGATCGCCCCCACCAAGATGTACGACCGGTTCCCGGCGATGACCCCGACCGAGGCCGCCGAGATGATCTGCAAGGCGATGATCCGCAAGCCCAAGAAGGTGGGTACCGCGCTCGGCAACGCGGGCGAGCTGCTGTACCAGGTCGCGCCCCGGGGAGTGGACGTCATCCTCAACGCCGGGTACAAGATCTTCCCGGACTCGCATGCCGCCAAGGGCACGGCCGACCGGCCCGCGACGCCGGCCGAGGACCAGCCGACCAGCGAGAGCGTCGCGTTCGCGCACATCCTGCGCGGGGTGCACTGGTGA
- the nadD gene encoding nicotinate-nucleotide adenylyltransferase, with translation MTTRVGIMGGTFDPIHHGHLVAASEVASLFELDEVIFVPTGEPWQKSERRVSPAEHRYLMAVIATASNPRFWVSRVDIDREGPTYTVDTIRDIAAQRPDSELFFITGADALGQILSWKDGDRAIRLAHFVGVTRPGYELSAEHLPSDSVTLLDVPAMAISSSDCRDRVVAGHPVWYLVPDGVVQYINKHGLYRAAP, from the coding sequence ATGACGACGCGGGTCGGGATCATGGGCGGGACGTTCGACCCGATCCACCACGGCCACCTGGTGGCCGCCAGCGAGGTCGCCTCCCTGTTCGAGCTGGACGAGGTCATCTTCGTGCCGACCGGCGAACCGTGGCAGAAGTCCGAGCGCCGGGTCAGCCCGGCCGAGCACCGCTACCTGATGGCGGTGATCGCGACCGCGTCCAACCCGAGGTTCTGGGTGAGCCGGGTGGACATCGACCGCGAGGGGCCGACGTACACGGTCGACACCATTCGCGACATCGCCGCCCAACGGCCCGACTCGGAACTGTTCTTCATCACCGGTGCAGACGCGCTGGGGCAGATCCTGTCCTGGAAGGACGGCGACCGGGCGATCCGGCTGGCGCACTTCGTCGGCGTGACCCGTCCCGGCTACGAGCTGTCCGCCGAACACCTGCCCAGCGACTCGGTCACCCTGCTCGACGTGCCGGCCATGGCGATCTCCTCGAGTGACTGCCGTGATCGGGTCGTCGCCGGGCACCCGGTGTGGTACCTCGTCCCGGACGGCGTCGTGCAGTACATCAACAAGCACGGGCTCTACCGCGCCGCCCCGTAG
- the rsfS gene encoding ribosome silencing factor — protein sequence MTATDASIELAQVAARAAADKLASDIVLIDVSDRLAITDVFVIATGNNERQVEAIVDEVEEQLRQVGVKPLRREGRRDGRWVLLDYADIVVHVQHAEERVFYALERLWKDCPFIPADVDQPPATAR from the coding sequence ATGACTGCAACTGACGCCTCGATCGAGCTGGCCCAGGTCGCCGCTCGCGCGGCCGCCGACAAGCTCGCCTCCGACATCGTGCTCATCGACGTCAGTGACCGGCTCGCCATAACCGACGTGTTCGTGATCGCGACCGGCAACAACGAGCGGCAGGTCGAGGCGATCGTCGACGAGGTCGAGGAGCAGCTGCGCCAGGTGGGCGTGAAGCCGCTGCGCCGCGAAGGGCGCCGCGACGGCCGCTGGGTGCTGCTCGACTACGCCGACATCGTGGTGCACGTCCAGCACGCCGAGGAGCGCGTGTTCTACGCGCTCGAGCGACTGTGGAAGGACTGCCCGTTCATCCCGGCCGACGTCGACCAGCCGCCGGCAACCGCTCGGTGA
- a CDS encoding histidine phosphatase family protein — protein MRLILLRHGRTTWNAERRFQGQADPPLDEVGRAQAYEVAALIAALRPDVLVSSDAQRAAQTAAPVAEVAGLSVRLDPRLRERSLGHWEGLTRDEVAERFPSEFADWVGGRDVSRRGGETREQVAERALAAFAELPDVATAVLVTHSATAMALCNALLSMPQQVHVLGPLANCHWSELLAEHNDHSGPVWRLRAHNIGAPGAVAPLPVRLDGFSEDAPDADA, from the coding sequence GTGAGGCTGATCCTGCTGCGGCACGGACGAACCACCTGGAACGCCGAGCGCCGGTTCCAGGGCCAGGCCGATCCGCCGCTGGACGAGGTCGGGCGCGCCCAGGCCTACGAGGTGGCCGCGCTGATCGCCGCACTGCGCCCGGACGTGCTGGTGAGTTCTGACGCGCAGCGCGCGGCGCAGACCGCCGCGCCGGTCGCCGAGGTCGCCGGCCTGTCGGTGCGCCTCGACCCTCGGCTGCGTGAGCGCTCGCTCGGGCACTGGGAGGGGCTCACGCGCGACGAGGTCGCCGAACGGTTCCCGTCCGAGTTCGCCGACTGGGTCGGCGGTCGCGACGTCAGCAGACGTGGCGGCGAAACCCGCGAGCAGGTCGCGGAGCGCGCGCTCGCCGCGTTCGCCGAACTGCCCGACGTCGCGACCGCGGTACTGGTCACGCACAGCGCCACCGCGATGGCGCTGTGCAACGCGCTGCTGTCCATGCCGCAGCAGGTGCACGTGCTGGGCCCCCTCGCGAACTGCCACTGGAGCGAACTGCTCGCCGAGCACAACGACCACAGCGGCCCGGTCTGGCGGCTGCGCGCGCACAACATCGGCGCGCCCGGTGCGGTGGCGCCGTTGCCGGTGCGGTTGGACGGCTTCAGCGAGGACGCGCCCGACGCCGACGCGTGA